The following proteins are encoded in a genomic region of Cercospora beticola chromosome 8, complete sequence:
- a CDS encoding mitochondrial 37S ribosomal protein uS17m has translation MSQHALRIPLRNVASKSLKPQWICQRCLATQAQPSTVYQKLPTADLLSRQLPQRKLPDQYLSHVNAETLPISEQEQWEKVAPHKKIVGVVVSHGKMDKTVRVRVAGQRWNNKIKKYYRADQNHLVHDPNNSLVTGDVVELHRLKVSTQVEHVVSKIVSPFGNPIESRPPVPSPEDRLAAYKAKRFVKLERRELRRQAADGVEDAIQQLRSMGLDPGAGAKPGVGKTENVPKIIREERTPKSGALLGEKGQKLPKGVLPVGKHEVGEINDRSLHNSRKRTKLEGKTEENLLEAQEKGEKLAQEGLASDSALR, from the exons atgAGCCAACACGCCTTGCGGATCCCGCTACGGAATGTAGCATCGAAGTCCTTGAAGCCTCAATGGATATGTCAGCGATGTCTTGCAACGCAGGCGCAGCCTTCTACCGTTTATCAAAAGCTTCCGACTGCAGACCTTCTATCGCGCCAACTCCCACAAAGAAAGCTGCCAGACCAGTATTTATCACATGTTAATGCAGAGACACTGCCGATATCAGAGCAGGAGCAATGGGAGAAAGTGGCGCCTCACAAGAAGATCGTGGGAGTTGTGGTGAGCCATGGCAAGATGGACAAGACCGTGAGGGTGCGCGTTGCAGGTCAGAGATGGAACAACAAAATCAAGAAG TACTACCGCGCTGATCAAAACCACCTGGTGCACGATCCCAACAACTCTCTTGTCACAGGCGATGTGGTTGAGCTGCACCGACTCAAAGTCAGCACTCAGGTCGAACACGTTGTCTCGAAGATCGTGTCTCCCTTCGGAAATCCCATTGAATCACGGCCACCTGTACCTAGTCCGGAGGACCGACTGGCAGCGTATAAGGCAAAACGATTCGTGAAATTGGAGCGAAGGGAGCTGCGTAGACAAGCTGCCGATGGAGTAGAAGATGCGATTCAGCAATTGAGAAGTATGGGTCTCGATCCAGGAGCGGGCGCGAAGCCTGGAGTGGGCAAGACGGAGAATGTGCCGAAAATAATCCGGGAAGAAAGGACGCCCAAGAGCGGTGCTTTGCTAGGCGAGAAAGGTCAGAAGTTGCCGAAGGGAGTGTTGCCAGTCGGCAAACACGAGGTGGGTGAAATCAATGACCGTTCATTACACAACTCCCGGAAGAGAACAAAGCTAGAGGGAAAGACGGAGGAGAATCTGCTCGAAGCTCAGGAAAAGGGTGAGAAGCTCGCTCAAGAAGGACTCGCGTCCGACTCCGCACTGAGATAG
- a CDS encoding uncharacterized protein (BUSCO:EOG09263A64), producing MTSSPEEEDLPSTIRIISLNCWGLKFISKFRHERLLEIGHQIATASPQPQIVGLQECWTQEDFLAIQSQTQHILPYSKFYWSGIFGGGLAILSRWPIEETSMVRYPLNGRPAAFWRGDWYVGKGVACARVRFGKHEKEVVEVFGTHLHAPYEKEPNDSYICHRTAQAWEIAKLMRHARERGHVVVGLGDFNMVPGSLAWRIVEGFGGGVRDVWRVVWPESLEGSAELAGNGRVPSAKECLDVHGATCDSKFNTWRWSEQMRKDLHRGKEVKETDPEEEDLKAKRLDYIFFADNAAQTGYGWEIQDVEVGMRMRHPTLKCSLSDHFSIETTLVRKQQSTTTTTAKPTPLVKHLPQATYALIQDMIASYDLRERKQRKWRIAHFFASFSISIGCLIAVWWSPRNYVAFLLMLLSTLGLSTGVIDGLMGFLFVGSELRALREFKYEIDLAAEQAREREETSSTRGDSNVDGGVRTESSAQLLESEVTDREEIQKETGIERRR from the coding sequence ATGACCTCCTctccagaagaagaagacctccCCTCCACCATCCGCATCATCTCCCTCAACTGCTGGGGCCTAAAATTCATCTCCAAATTTCGCCACGAACGCCTCCTCGAAATCGGCCACCAAATCGCCACCGCCTCTCCCCAACCCCAAATCGTCGGACTCCAAGAATGCTGGACTCAAGAAGACTTTCTCGCCATTCAGTCCCAAACTCAACACATCCTCCCATATTCCAAATTCTACTGGTCCGGAATCTTCGGCGGCGGTTTAGCAATTTTATCGCGATGGCCTATTGAAGAAACTTCTATGGTGAGGTATCCTTTAAATGGAAGACCTGCTGCTTTTTGGAGAGGGGATTGGTATGTTGGAAAGGGAGTAGCTTGTGCGAGGGTGAGGTTTGGGAAACATGAaaaggaggtggtggaggtttTTGGAACGCATTTACATGCTCCTTATGAGAAAGAGCCGAATGATAGTTATATTTGTCATCGGACGGCGCAGGCTTGGGAAATTGCGAAGTTGATGCGTCATGCGAGGGAACGGGGACATGTGGTGGTGGGGTTGGGGGATTTTAATATGGTGCCGGGGAGTTTGGCGTGGAGGATTGTGGAGGGGTTTGGTGGCGGGGTTAGGGATGTTTGGAGGGTTGTGTGGCCGGAGAGTTTGGAGGGGAGTGCGGAGCTTGCGGGGAATGGGAGGGTGCCGAGTGCGAAGGAGTGTTTGGATGTTCATGGGGCGACTTGTGATTCTAAGTTTAATACTTGGAGGTGGAGTGAGCAGATGCGGAAGGATTTGCATCGGGGGAAAGAGGTTAAGGAGACGGAtcctgaggaggaggatttgaAGGCGAAGAGGTTGGATTATATTTTCTTTGCGGATAATGCTGCTCAGACGGGGTATGGATGGGAGATTCAGGACGTGGAAGTTGGGATGAGGATGCGACATCCGACCTTGAAGTGTTCGCTGAGTGATCACTTTTCGATTGAAACGACGTTGGTTCGGAAACAGCAATccacaacaacgacaacggCGAAACCGACACCGCTTGTCAAGCACCTCCCTCAAGCAACATACGCTTTGATCCAAGACATGATCGCCTCGTACGACCTCCGGGAACGCAAACAACGCAAATGGCGAATTGCAcacttcttcgcctctttCTCCATTTCCATCGGCTGTCTCATCGCTGTCTGGTGGTCGCCGCGAAATTACGTCGCTTTCCTCCTCATGCTTCTCAGCACATTAGGTCTCAGCACAGGAGTCATCGATGGACTAATGGGTTTCTTGTTCGTGGGAAGTGAGCTCCGCGCTTTACGTGAATTCAAATACGAGATCGATCTTGCAGCCGAACAAGCGCGAGAGCGAGAGGAGACATCATCAACGAGGGGGGATAGTAATGTCGATGGAGGAGTAAGAACGGAGAGCAGTGCGCAACTTCTAGAGAGTGAAGTCACAGATAGGGAAGAGATACAAAAAGAAACAGGCATCGAGAGGAGACGATAG